A single window of Salvia splendens isolate huo1 chromosome 6, SspV2, whole genome shotgun sequence DNA harbors:
- the LOC121808998 gene encoding uncharacterized protein LOC121808998 has protein sequence MTEPAASESSGVLPGWPFLSTASTIIHVRNGTISSDFNGEQFMFNIDEAMKRPANNENIYSVDVTEPLVQEFLEEEFLKRQFTDSAVDEEVEKEVEEWYGTTKVGEMDNQAIAKAITDFCERPKPAGSSGIAQVSSLTKRLDQGKALEKEVAENPLPTEEPKPAKKLKPLPAHLKYAYLGEEETMPVIINSQLTQGQKDRLLEVLRKNQKAIGWKLTDLVGISPDLCMHHIQLEEGAKPHRNQKRKLNPNMMEEVLKEIVKLVSIGIIYFILDSNWGSSTSAFLEGYSGYFQIVVNPDDQEKTTFTFPFGTYSYRRTSFGLCNATGTFQRCMMSIFSDLLEDCIKIFMDDFTVYGDDFDQGLLSSRRIEVDPAKVAVIAKLPYPTNQKEIRAFLGHAGFYRRFIKDFAKIAQPLTKLLQNDVEFEFSDACKAAFQFLKDRLISSSKIRAPDWNHPFEVMCDASDYTVGVVLGQKIKGKSYVIFYASKTLNQAQKNYDMTEKEMLSVVFAFQKFRPYLLGSKVIVYTDHTAIKYLLAKKKSKPRLIRWVLLIQEFDREAVDEKGCENKVADHLSRILQEDKMKLSQTHSLRSTST, from the exons ATGACGGAGCCAGCAGCAAGCGAGTCGAGTGGAGTCCTACCGGGATGGCCGTTCCTGTCTACGGCCAGCACCATTATACACGTCCGTAATGGGACGATAAGCTCGGACTTCAATGGAGAGCAGTTCATGTTCAATAtagatgaagccatgaagaggcCAGCCAACAACGAGAACATATACTCGGTAGATGTGACGGAACCCTTAGTACAGGAATTTTTGGAGGAAGAATTCCTAAAGAGGCAGTTCACTGACTCCGCTGTAGACGAGGAGGTCGAGAAAGAAGTAGAAGAGTGGTATGGTACCACGAAGGTCGGAGAGATGGACAACCAGGCCATTGCAAAAGCAATAACGGATTTCTGCGAGCGCCCGAAGCCAGCTGGGTCAAGTGGGATAGCTCAAGTATCTAGCCTAACGAAGCGGCTTGATCAAGGCAAGGCACTAGAAAAAGAAGTGGCAGAAAATCCTCTGCCTACTGAAGAGCCAAAGCCCGCGAAGAAGTTGAAACCCCTTCCAGCACATCTTAAGTACGCCTACCTGGGGGAGGAAGAAACAATGCCCGTTATCATCAACAGTCAGTTGACTCAGGGGCAGAAAGACAGATTGCTGGAAGTGTTGAGAAAGAATCAGAAGGCTATTGGCTGGAAGCTGACAGATTTGGTGGGCATCAGCCCAGACTTGTGTATGCACCACATCCAACTGGAAGAAGGAGCCAAGCCACACCGCAACCAAAAAcggaaactcaaccccaacatgatGGAAGAAGTGCTCAAGGAAATTGTCAAGTTGGTATCGATCGGAATTATCTACTTCATTCTAGATAGTAACTGG GGAAGTAGTACTTCAGCTTTTTTGGAAGGTTATAGTGGCTACTTCCAGATCGTTGTAAATCCAGATGACCAAGAGAAGACGACGTTTACCTTCCCCTTTGGCACTTACTCTTATAGGAGGACGTCGTTTGGCCTCTGCAATGCCACGGGcactttccaaagatgcatgatgagtatcttctctgACCTGTTGGAAGACTGCATTaagatcttcatggatgactttactgTCTATGGGGACGACTTTGATCAAGGGCTGC TGTCGAGCAGGCGGATAGAGGTCGACCCAGCAAAGGTAGCGGTCATTGCAAAGCTGCCGTATCCTACAAATCAgaaggagatcagagccttTTTAGGCCACGCTGGGTTCTATAGAAGGTTTATCAAGGATTTTGCAAAGATAGCCCAGCCTCTGACGAAGCTTCTCCAgaacgatgtggagtttgaaTTCTCTGATGCCTGCAAGGCCGCGTTCCAATTTCTTAAGGACAGATTGATAAGTTCTTCGAAAATACGCGCCCCCGACTGGAATCACCcatttgaggtgatgtgcgatgctagcGACTATACTGTGGGGGTAGTATTAGGTCAGAAAATCAAAGGAAAGAGTTATGTCATCTTCTACGCGTCAAAAACGTTGAATCAGGCACAAAAGAACTATGACAtgaccgaaaaggagatgctatcgGTGGTTTTCGCATTTCAAAAATTCAGGCCGTACCTGCTAGGGTCCAAAGTGATAGTCTATACTGACCATACTGCGATCAAGTACCTGTTGGCTAAGAAAAAATCAAAGCCAAGACTGATCAGATGGGTCCTCCTCATACAAGAATTCGACAGGGAGGCAGTCGACGAGAAGGGATGTGAGAACAAAGTGGCGGATCACTTAAGCCGAATTTTACAAGAAGATAAGATGAAGTTATCCCAAACGCATTCCCTGAGGAGCACCTCTACATGA